The window cacggctaccgctctgaaagTTATAACACAGtagctctgcccttcccccacaacACGACTGAAACGCTGTTGGGGCTTGCTATGCGGATGGACCCATCTGGGATCCCAAACTCTGCCACCTCCTTGGACTTTGCAGGGCTTCAGCTCTGCTCAAACATGGTTGGTTAGCTCCAGCTTACCCTGCAAGAACAAACCCAGAGGGGGGGGCTGTGACTCGGTCTCCCAGCAGTGTAAAAGGGACTTGGTGCAGGAAGTCTGTGGGTTAGCAGTGTGTGTAAACCAGCGTTGACAAGGTCTGATGTGTGGCTATTTGCAGAAGAGGCCAGGAAAGTGAATGATCAagaaggggagcagggtctgagaTGAATTTGAAAGGCCCCAGGCCCGGTTAGCCAGAGTGCCCCGGCTCTAACAGAAAGGCTGGGCCGCACTCTTCCCCTTGAAAAGTCTTCCCGCGGCGTGAGGTCAGCCAGTCCCCGTTCAGAGCAAGCTCCTGACGCTTGAAAAGGCTCTGGCAAAGCTGTAAACTAGCCTCTCCCTTGCATTGTCGATCGTTTTTATGGGTAAGGGATTTCTTTAAAGAAAAGGGCCCTTCCCTGGCACTTGGCACTGGTGCTCTTGCTGCCACCAAAGGCACGCTGGCCTTGGCCTAATGGTCAAAGGCGCTGGGTGCTTCTGAACACCACCACCAGCTGTGCCCCTGTGCTCTAGCGCCATCTGGTGGTCTCTACTTGGAGCAAAGCCCTCCGTTCCCATCAGCAGTAAGGAGCCGCCATAAGGAAGTGGGGGAACTGGTGTCCCCAGAGTGAGTAGGACTGGGAAGAAAACCTGAAGTTAAGTGACCCTTTAGGATgaggggcagtggaggtgggccCTTCCACTGTCCTGGGAATTGGCCGCGGGGAGAGGAATAAAATGTTCCAAGCAAATACAAAACCGTGCTTCAAGGAGTTATTTTCCATTCCACTGGTCCCcgcccccaccacacacttccCCCCAGCTGGCCCCTCCATCACTATGTAGTGAAAACTAACCTGAAGCAAGAATGACCTGCCCGGAGCATCCCTTTGAACCCAAGCCAGCGAAACACTTGCCTATCTCCCCTCCAAGGAAGCACTGCTTAACCAGCAGATCCTGGCCAGCATGTGGCACATCGCAGCCATGCAGGTGTCTCTTTCCTTCCTGCTGAAGATGACAATGCAGCTGTTGCCCCTGCAGGATGAAGCTGCCTGAAACCAAGCTCGGACACACCTAGGTCTGCTCCACTCACCAGGTCAGCAAAATGAAAGTCTCTGGCTTGTCAGAAGTTGCCCTAATGGCAGGTAGTTTTGTCCCTTTATAATAATCTTGTTGTACAAACATATGCATACAGTCCCCTGTTCAAGCCACTAGATcctgcttccctcccagagctgggaagagaacccccggagtcctggcttccagcccctgctctaatcactcgACTTCACTTCCTCTCCTAGAGCGGGCAAAACTGCTCTTCCCTGCCGAGTGTCACCGCTGCAGAGTGATGGGTTTTCACTGCCAAAACGCAAGGTTCTAAGGGTGGAATATTTAATGCTACCGACTCTCGCTGTGTCGTGTGTAAAAACGCAGCTGTCCCCCGGCAGCTCTGCATAAAATTGACGAGTGGATATTTATTGAGGATTTGAACATTCACAAAGGAAAAAGAGAGCGGGGTTGCCATAGTAACATCAATAAccgctccccagctctgctgttcAATCAGACTGGTGCATGCGTGTTCTCTGAACTCGGGGCCTGTCGTGGGATAGGATTAGAGAAGGACCAAAAGTGCGTTTCTAAATGTATCTGACGCCTTTCCCCCGGTTGAGTCCGTTTTGGCTTGGACCCGCTGAATGCTGCTTGCAGTGAGAGTTCAGTTACAGCGCTGGAAGGTGAGGAAAGGAAAAACGCCCTGCCTCGCCTCGCCCCCGAATAGCAGCCGCCGTCCAAGTTAATCCTGAGGGTGACCTGGGTGTGGGTAATGTGCATATTGTACTGGGCGAGGGGGGGGTTCTGCCCTCACATCACTGCAAATCCAGTTTTACAGCAGTGTAATTGAAATTGGAATCGGGTCCACTTGTCTAGCCAGAGCAACCTGCACTAAGCCACCTCCCGTAGCCATCCCCAGGCCTCGGGTAACCCACTGGAAGTATTCTTCCGCCGTTTCTCCACTAGGAGAGCAATTTGTGCTGGCCTCTGAGGGAGGCGCTGCTTTTGAGAGGGCTGCCTGCATGATGTGCGTTACAATGCCCCTTTTGGAGCCTGGCTTTTCAGCCAAGTCTCAACGTGCTCTCTGCTTTTGCGGGGGCAGCTCAGCACCTGCAAATAATTGCCGCTACTTTTTGTGTGCCTGCGGTGAAATATTAGTAGCCATTAGCCCCTTAGCAGCTGCAAGCCAGGTAATCAGACCTCTAATTATTCATATTTGTGCCTGCCGTTGGTGGAGGGCACAGAAAAGCTTGCACAGTAGGTTGCAGTTACAAAACACTGTCTGCAAAAACAAGAGGCGAGCACTGAGAATCAGGCTCACTCTGCAGGGCCTTTGCCGACACGGTATTTTTTTGCTAAGCCCTCCCAATGGTGAAGCTTCACTAGTGGTAGAGTTGGCGGCTGTGCTAGTGTGCACCAGCCACTGGCATCTCCACCACAGTGTCCCGGGGGTAGATGACGCTGTGCTTCAATGTTTAACAGCCAGTAAACTGCATTGGGGGCTCTCCGCACTTTGCCAGCACTGGGAGCGTTTAACCACATGTAGGCAAGGCCCAAAGGGTTAAAGCGGGAACAATTCAGCAGCAAGGCAAAGATCTGGGTTTGCTCTGCAACGCGATTGTCCGTCAGCTGGTCCCGCATCGGTATGCTGGCGGGTAACAAAAGCTGCCCTAGTCGGGTCTGGGAGACAGCAATGCTCCGGGATCCAGCCGCTGCAGGGCGGGAGCAGTTCTGGCCCCTATCCGATGCCTGGCCCGGCATACTCGCTCGGTGGGATTTTGAAGGCTGACCGTTTATTGGGCCATTTTGCCTGGTCCTGGTTTGCACGCAGGAGCAATCCTGTTGTAAATGGCATCTTGGCACTGAACAGAATTTGCTGCCGGAGGGAGTTTGTGTtcatgagagggagagagagagcaggaacTTTTAGAATTGTATCCAGTGCCCGGTGGGACCTATTCCTCATTCACAGCCATATTCCAGATGCCAGCTCCAGGCAGTCCCTATGGAGACTGTCAACACTTTGATTATCCCCCTATAATCATTCAGTCTCTCTACTTTAACTTACAAGCGTGGCAGCGCCGGGTCTGCCGATTCTTATTCATAGCAGCGCGCTCCTCTCAATGCACTGACAGCGGCGACGGCTCAGAACAATCGGGGACAGCGTGAACGCAGCTCGGCCCACGGTCGCTTTTAGTGAGCTCCAGCAAAGGCAGCACAACGTGCGGGGGTTTTAAGGCCATCTTTTATAAACACCCgccctccttttctccccctccccacccccaagtccCCGATCAGGGGCCTGGCCTAGCAGGGACATGGACAGTGAGGTGGGGATGTGAAATCTGGGACAGAGTTGAAAGTGATGGAGAGAGCGTGGTACCAAAAAATAGcaacctcccccagccctcttctcCAAGGGAAACTAGCTGGCAGGGTAGAAAAGGATGGGACCTGGAGCACTTCTTTGGCTGGAGATGGCAGGAGTTGGGAAGGGCAGAGTAAAGGGTAAGATCCCCCCCGGGGGTGACTCAGTCAAGTCCAGTCCTTCATCTTCTGCCAAAGCGGAAGCTGAATCCCCCTTTCTTCCTGTTGTAGCCATTGAGCTCCTCCGCCAGGTTCCCCAGGGTGCCGCTGCGCTTCTCGCCGTCCCCCCGCAGGAAACTGACCCCTTTGCCTTCCTCTTCCCGGCTCTCCTGCCTCCCGAACCTGAACCTGAAGCCTGCCCTCTCCTTGCCAAAGCCCTGGAGCTCCTTGGCCACGCTGAACAGGGAGCTGAGGTCTTCAAATCTCCGCTGCCTCAGGCCGCTCGGGGAGGTGTCGTCTGCCGTTTCCTGCCAGCTTGTCTCAAACCGGACCCCGTCCCCTGGCTCTCCCGTCTCCTTTCTGGCGTCGGGAGGGACGCAGGCTCCCAAGCTGAAGAGGAGGAGGCAGGACAAGGAGTAAGGAGCCTTCATCTGGGTGGTGGGAATGGAAAAGAACAACGGAGGCATGTGCCGGTAAGTGAACCTCTCCCCAGATATCAGCACCTCCTCTGAAAACAGCCACAGCTTAATGAGGCCCCCAGTGCAGAAgaactccccagccccagccagccactCCCTGCGCAGGGTGGGAGAGAAGCAGCACCCGAGAGTCCAGCAGGGGACTGGTCTGTCTGAGCCGAGACGCCTTCCTGTCTAATGTGGCACCTGGCAGAGCAGGATCTGGCACAACGGTCCCTAGGGGCCTATTTGAAATCTTCCCCAGCATCCAATGGCTCGTGCTGGAAGTTCCTCGCCGAGCCCCGCTTCCAAGAGCCACTCAATGGGGTCTGGGGTCGGATGTGTGAGGGGCGTCTCTTTAACAAGCTGACTGGCCTGGTGCCCTTCTCTGCTACACTCGCATTCTCTCTAGGGGCTTTGGCCTCTCTGGGTATTGACTACGCGGCAGCCGAGAGCGAGGGAGATAGAGCACAGCCCGAGCGGTCGTGTCCACGCTCAAGCCCTGCTAGGGCGGGTCTGTGTTCCGAGGAGACTCtcacccagctgcagtgtagccgTCCCCTGGGTACTATGAATTCAAATCCTGCTGCACTCGCCTGGTTTGCAGCGTGGGAAGAGCACAGCTCGGCCTGGGCGAGGGTTGACTGAACGAAGGCCATTACCCTTTCACTGGAATGATGGGATTGCAAGCTGTATGCTCCTCCCAGGGGCACTGCAAGGAAAGTTGAAGTGCACACACCTGAGCAAGCCTCCGCTTTCTACTAGCACCTGCTAATGGCATTCAGTAAAGATGCTCGATGTCCCTTTTGATGAGGCTCTGAAGCCCCCTGCTGACATGGAGGCAGCATGTTCTAGTGATCAAAGCAGGGAACTGTGCCGTACGTACTGGAGAGAGCAGGAGACTGAGATGGCATTCTTACATCTactactgtgtgactttgggcaagtcacatgatcgccctgtgcctcagtttccctctctgtaaaggggagggggagggttggtcTAAGGGGGAAGATGTCTTCCCAGGAAAGCCTTTCAATTAAAGTCGCTGCACCCGGAGCCAGGTGGGGAAGCTGCGGCTGTCTAGGGCTCTGTCGCATGGGCGGGTGGCGCATCTCCTTTACAGGTGAGCATCCGTGCCACAGAACCCAGGCTCTGCTGGGCCGTGAAGGCTGAACCCCCATGTCTGCCTCTGTGCTGCTTCCCCCAGGATTGTCAggcggcaggggcagggggggtgaGGAACAGCCGTGGCTGTACAAGCCGCACCGGGGCTGTGGCAAACCCAGCCGGCAGCAAGAGGCCACGCCCACTCCTCGCTGGCTGTTGCAACTTCAGAACGCTTAAAATCAAACCACGAGGACCTGGAATTAACTgcccaggagctgctggggaggagacAGGCGGAGGAGGGCTCCGGGGGCACAATGCTTTCCCGGCTCCTCATTCGCGCCCTGGGCTCTGGCCCTCCGGTACCGTCAGCCACTTGCAAAGGAGCTCACCAGGCTGCCAGGTGTTGATGTAAAGGCTGGACTGGCTTGGAAACCTCCTTAGGGACTCTACAGCCGGCCTAATAGCAC is drawn from Chrysemys picta bellii isolate R12L10 chromosome 18, ASM1138683v2, whole genome shotgun sequence and contains these coding sequences:
- the QRFP gene encoding orexigenic neuropeptide QRFP gives rise to the protein MPPLFFSIPTTQMKAPYSLSCLLLFSLGACVPPDARKETGEPGDGVRFETSWQETADDTSPSGLRQRRFEDLSSLFSVAKELQGFGKERAGFRFRFGRQESREEEGKGVSFLRGDGEKRSGTLGNLAEELNGYNRKKGGFSFRFGRR